One segment of Alnus glutinosa chromosome 2, dhAlnGlut1.1, whole genome shotgun sequence DNA contains the following:
- the LOC133860276 gene encoding uncharacterized protein LOC133860276 — protein MELKKELNYQRPRPIQGNPPPRLAHKYCAFHDSYGHLTEQCVSLRQLIEKFIKNGKLVRFLVNERNQKEQDQYPRPRREEDRNERRNYQPRREERRGRSREPAHQPRGEERRERSRSRARVEQQGNLPIIHTISGGFGGGGESKSARKAYSKQLDDFEVYSVQKPPKSRKWSSADILFKSAFDYMGVPREKVVSVSCHLLGFAGEKVLPLGSIDLPVTAGTYPRQKVIMVKFLIVDRVSAYNAIIGRTTLNDLKAVTSTPHLSMKFSTEEGVGVVKGDQKEARRCYNLSLKSTPRQHNLGEKAKEDGK, from the exons ATGGAACTCAAAAAAGAACTGAATTACCAGAGGCCGAGGCCCATCCAAGGAAATCCACCTCCACGCTTGGCTCACAAATACTGTGCCTTTCATGATTCATATGGTcacctgaccgagcagtgtgtatcaTTGAGACAATTGATTGAGAAGTTCATCAAAAAcgggaagctagtccgatttcTTGTTAATGAGAGAAACCAAAAAGAGCAGGACCAATATCCGCGGcctagaagagaagaagatcggaatgaaaggagaaactatcaaccgaggAGGGAAGAGAGAAGAGGTAGAAGCAGAGAACCAGCACATCAGCCTCGAGgggaagaaagaagggaaagaagtAGGAGTAGAGCTCGGGTGGAGCAGCAAGGCAACCTTCCCATCattcacaccatctcgggaggatttggaggaggaggagagtccAAGTCGGCTCGGAAGGCTTATTCCAAGCAGCTGGATGATTTCGAAGTGTATTCGGTACAAAAGCCCCCCAAGTCTCGGAAAT GGAGCTCGGCCGATATTCTGTTTAAGTCAGCCTTTGACTACATGGGAGTCCCACGGGAGAAAGTGGTCTCGGTCTCATGCCACTTACTGGGTTtcgctggagagaaggtgctgCCTCTCGGTTCGATTGATCTCCCTGTGACGGCAGGGACTTATCCGAGGCAAAAGGTCATCATGGTGAAATTCTTGATAGTTGACAGAGTTTCAGCCTATAACGCCATTATCGGAAGGACAACTCTCAACGACTTAAAAGCTGTGACCTCAACACCGCATCTCAGTATGAAGTTCTcgacagaagaaggagttggagtggttaagggagaccagaaggaggctagACGTTGTTACAACTTGTCCTTGAAAAGCACCCCGAGGCAGCACAATCTGGGCGAGAAAGCTAAGGAGGACGGGAAATAG